The genomic stretch TTTAACTCTTTAGCAACGTAATAAGGACAGCACTGCAACTTGCGCCCAGCTTTAACCAAATCTTCAATATCCATCGGCCCACTTTCTTTGAAGATAACGTCCTCCTTTTTTGATTCCACATTGTTATAAAAATGGCAGGCCctgttaaattaataaaaaaagcacTGCCACAAAAGCCTAACTCATAAATGGTCTTCATCACAATACTATGAGAAGCCGTAGAATCAAATAATTATCaacaaaaacaagaaataaaaccTTGTGGAAACCAAATGATGGCACATATGGACTTTGCCAGCATTGCTTGTCTCTTGAGAAACCTGGGGATGAATACACATTTGGTCTCGCGACCCAAGAACAGCAGTCCTGACATGGGCATAGGCTGTGCGTTTCAATTCCTGTATTGCTTGCGTCAACTGCGAGTGAGTTCTTGATGCGTAAATCACTTTGGGAGTTCCtcctgaaaaaagaaaatcatcaagTGAACTCTTAAATCCTTTTCCACTAGATTCAGATGAAGGGTGAGTTAGATCATTACTATGGTTGAAACTCACCCCATGCATACGGTTCTATTGGAATATTTCCCGCAGCAGACAGCCCACTTTTTATATCCCTGAAATATGCCTCGCCAGAGGGTAACTCTCCCTCCAACAGACCAAGACTTTGAGCTTGTAATCTTGCTTTGGATACCATTACCCAACCTAAGGCTGAACAGAGTAAACTAAGTGTTTTTCCGGTCCCCGTTGGGGACTCCAATATTCCGTTTTGACCCTATAGAATTAGAAATAGATttgtaaagtatttaaaaatcatatgAATAAGTTAAATACGCATTATTCAATGAACCaaatgcaatgaaatgaaaatacattacCTTCTGTAGACATTCGATAACTTTGGACATATAAGCAACCTGAACATCATAGGGCTGGAATGGAAAATTAACTGGAATCCCATTTATAATAACTTCCGGCATATCTTAAGAAATGATAGTGACAAATGTAAACAATATCTTCAACCAAAATGTGAAACATAAACAACATTAGTGCAATAACTTATCTCCCGCCTTCCAAAACAGAAGACGGAAACAGCTGCATAACGATATTTTCAATGAGCGGTAAATATGAAGAAGCATAGGATGGTGCTGTGGCAtgaaaatttactaaataaatgCCGTAAACTCACTCTAAACATCTTATTTGCCGAAAATTGGTCGGTTTTGTTATGTAATATAATTATTACCTTAATTGTATTATTAATGTTGTAGAAAATTATTTAACTCAACTCGCACGAGCAGAAAAAGCTGTATAAGTATGATATAATTTCGCTCCACAGCGTGATTAGCTGtcgatgatatttttaaaagttaaaaaataaataatttcattaaggAGCCCAAGGTGCTAGGCAGAAAGGCAAAgatcaaataaatttcaaatttagcgGGCAAcattaatttcatgcatttttgaCGAACGCGAATGGGTCTATTCTCCATTTCTTCAGCCTTTTAACGAAAATTGGAAGTTTTTCTATTCTATTGTGTTTGTGCCCgagaataattttatattttgtgaccTAACAAACTTTCTCAGCAAATAATAGGACCGCAGAGACACGGTGAGAACTTGGTTCAAGGTTTTCCtatgatttatttctcttattCCCGCTCGGTTTGACTTGGGAACTGTAGTTTATcaacttgttttatttttacttatactTTGTGAGGACAGAAATTATGTGCGATAATTCATAACAATTCTAacctactatcgccgcaaaaacgGCAGAACGCTGAACTCTAAGCCTTTGtgcgaaattctgccgaagctccatgatgtcgtgcagtggcgccgactccatggggcccgagccccctcaaaaattcgttattggcctgagaaaaaaatttgtcaggcttgtcgattttccccggagtgtccagatattgagattcgagttatcatggttctaatgttggtcatatgacccttctaaaatgcttgaaaaactacttataaaatttcccggggcaagatccccggtttgggcccccccccaatattttttgtaagtcggcatccctggtgtCGTGTAATATATAGTTTTACTTATTGTTGATTcaactacaacaataaatcattacatattgtttaaacgtaaaataTTAGCTTCTAcagtcgaaagagtgaagaagaacacgcgaaaaactatgaaaacggcgaaacggtcgtcttcttcatctcgtcacgagcaaaatatttcattgtattttttatggagacAACAACATCTTCGCATTTCAAAAGAactcttcaaaattaaattttacccattccttgatttttcctcctggccgaaaggtagatttcgaTTTCCGAGGTTCAGAATAgcacatgaatattgaagttacgtatgccatatgtaaaaaatgtttataaacttttcatctaaggaaatgtttatattgttcctcttacttaaaataaaccaaaaagacgaataCCGTCATTTAGATAGAGTGTATTGCCGCGGGGCGTTTATATAGAAAATTAACCGCATATAAtcacctgaaaaatattttcatcgaatcGTACATCATTTCAGATACCACCTGAATGAAATGTTCTCAAAGGATCCATCaccaaaaaatagttttttctttgtGATAGATCCATTTTGTTTTCTACGAATAAAACCTCTTAGGCTCTTCGGGCAGCTGGTAGTCTGTTTTCGGGCCCTGGGCCCGCAGAAAATTTATTTGACGCCGAACAAGATAATTTCTCAGATGATTAACGATGTACCATCTATGGGTGCTCAGATTTTTCTCTTCTATCCTATAACCCCTTCCTCGACGTCTTTTATGGCAGTCTGCTAACCCCTCAGCTTCATATCGAGTTTTGGCGGCTTGAACTGATACGCGTAACATATGTTTAACAATCAATAAATCGCATGAGCtataatgtggaaatatattttaggtACGATCTACTACCGTATATGTGTAGCTCAAGAATTAGTTTCACAATGTACTGTTAATGTTCGGAATATTAGCGTTCAGTCCATATATttaattctttatatttatttcctcctttttttgcTAAATGCACCTTTTCCAGAACAAATTGAAGGCGCCACTGATGCCTCCCAATGTTACATTAACAGAAAGACAAAACTTGATTAAAATAGCACATATATCATTGGTATTTGATTAGCGCATGTTTgacaaatttttaattgcaaatcaTGACCAAAATATCTTAGAGTGTTAATGATTGatagaataattataattgatgatAAAACTTAGTACCTGAATAAAGATTTTCACTGTTTATTGTTGGAGATAAAATTCGGAATGTGTTTTCATACTAATTTAGAACTACTCCAAAGCAATCGGTAATTTTTGCCAAGATGGGGGCAAAAAATCTAAGTCAgatgtgaaaattttacttccagGACACATTTCTCATTTTATGCTATTCAGAAAGTAACGTTCTAATGTTAAAAATCGATATTAAAATAACGCTATCTTTATTTTCActgcaattataataattattttgaaagttataaattattttgtttgatttttattttaataatcaattAACAGGGAGAATTTGAGTGTGTGCCAGATAGATAAATATACCGATGCTGAGCACCTAATCTATTACATAAACATGAAAGTCTTTACATACATGGTTGTGCATCTCACGTAGATAGGTAttcaagagcgtacccaggatcataactagggtgGCAAGcgatggtctagggggggggggggggaggcaagacaagttgtggcattagtttatgagattatttccttgaaaaaaatagttttattttagttacatatcttacactaatacatatcatttttcgtgggtttaaagaaaatttgttgaatactttagtttcaatgcagtactgatttttcttaaagacttgcaatttttgcttctaggggcagctgccccccccccccccctgcccctcgctgggtacgcccatgctggtATTTACTATTGATGCCCAATGTATGTTACTATTTACAGAATGATGACGCTACAATGCcactcatttcttttccttttctccttttttacaTCGTGTTCATTACTTCACTCCGGCTTAGAACCTGTGAGactgaaatatagtaaaaaatgaaagtgGTATTAGCGAGCATTTATTAGCCAACTTATTTTTACGAATTTCAAACTTCCTTAAAATAGAACCGACAAGCCTTGGACGAGAATGAAAACTGCGAGATAGGTGTTTTATGGGAAGAAAACGGTGCCCCGGCTAGACAGCCGGcctgttagaaaaaataaataaattcggcCGCTAATCGGTGGAAGGTGATTTGTGAAGTGTACAGTCGAGGAACATCCGCGGGTTGATTTTCCAGGTGAGAGTGAAATGGGTTACTGCAAGGGGGAAGAGGGCAGGTGCGACCTCAGGTCGATGTCTGCCCGGGGTCCATGCGGGTTACAGGCGGAGTATATGCCGGGGCGTTAAACGCAGCGAAGGAGTGAGGGAGGGATAAGCGATAGGTTTTTTTTAACGCGATGACGAGTCCCGCTTATCCTAGCCATGCGGGGCTGATAGTTGGATGAGTTCGGAAGAGTTGCGGGTGGAAACAAAATttgttacttctttttttttcacgggTCAGAGCTATGATAGCCTCCTCTCGAGCGCAGGGCACGCGACGGTAAACAATCAGAACCCTACCTGACAGCCAACAAGAAGCACGCGTCCTTCGCCCGTCGAAGTCTCCGTACCAGATTGACGTCGCCTGGACTAGATAGATCGGACTTGAATTTAAAGGGCACCCACGACTGATATTGGAGGATTCTCTTTTTACGATGTAGCTGAGGAGCTCTTGAGACACGATTGCTGTAGGCATTAGAGGGTGAGGAACTACTCTTGTGGAGTATTGTAGGAGGTTTTTTGTTATCACTGGTTTGCTTTTTTAATTGAGTTGAAATCATCACGATCATTGccagttcacaaatgaaaaaacgactttgttttcttccactaatttattttgacggtacgacatgtttcgaccttgagcggtcatttacgagtactcGCGTacgaccgctcaaggtcgaaacatgtcgtaccgtcaaaataaattagtggaagaaaacgaagtcgttttttcatttgtgaacttcaacttccacaaagttgagcctgacaccattgaacgtatcaTTGCCAGTATTAGCGATTTATTTGTTGTAATCCTTAATGGAATTACGAGGTTTTTATCGCATCAAACCATCATCGAGCCTAATTAAGGGTTCCATTTTGTGATTGCAATGAAGGGCTAGATGAAGTTTCAGCGTTTTTATGCAAATTTAGTGAAAACGCAGTTGGTATTTGAAAGTGGTTACACCGTATTTATACCGTTCACATACGCGTTCATCAAGTGTTAATCGTGCATCCTTGACGATTTGCCTGAGTAAGATAAGCGGTGAATTCACTTATGTTAAATGTTCAACGAAGGAGTTTATCCGCACAAGTTGACTTAAATATCAGGTAGTTTAAATTCAAACAGTGGTAAGAATTATGAAATTGCGATAGGCTCACAAAGGCAGGTCATTTTAGTGCCTACTACAGGAGAAAGAGAAAAGAGtgtaaagtgaatatttttttaaacgcacCTCAGGATGAATTCTCCCTAAAAATTTCCCCCTCTTTACTTGAACTTCGGGAAAAAAGGAATCTAAAATCTATCCCCTCCTTTAGACAACATTCATAATTATGAATTCATTCCAATTCTTTCCATCCAGAcacgtatttttatttctcccttCAGGTCGCACATCGATTGAGTACGAAATTATTAGGATACTCCTGGTAGCTCAAGTGGCAATATCATCTTTGTTCTTGTGGCGTTGATGAATTTGTTTCCACGGGGGTAGGAGCACGTGACACTACTCCGATAGTTACTCCGGATGAACCGACAAAGTCATGGGACAGGAGGTCAACCCAGGACCGGGACTGTGATGGTGGAGTCGCCAGCTCACGCAGAAGGCCTGCGGGGTTCTCGGTCCCTCGGTGCTCTGCCCTCCCATCAGTGGTCGCCGACTCCAGCCGTCCCGGCGGAGGGAGGTTGCGTCGGGTTCGTCGATTCGCAGGGGACGCCGTCTGCGGGAGCCAGGGTGACCCCGGGGGGAGGCGAGGCTTGGATTCGTCGGAGGCCCCGTCCGAAGCGAACAGCGCCCTACCGCCACGTCCCCCACCGGGAGAAGGCGCCGACGGCAGTGGCGCGCAGGAACGCTCGCGAGAGGCGGAGGGTTGAAGCGGTCAACGGGGCTTTCTTGCGGCTGAGGAGGGCTGTGCCGCCCGAGGTGCTGTCTTCGGGAGGGAGCGTGGAGAGGTATCTAAAATTCATTCCCTCGTTAAGATAATCTTCAAAATTTCGAATTCACTCCAAATCTTAATATTGAgacctgtatttttatttcacaaaaaatattgtattgttgttTTTTATCCATTGAGTTTCTTTTTACCTATCACGTATATTAAAATAACGGCCAGGGATGGTGGCAAATAAGATGACATCTTATAACTTCCGCTCGgccgtattttgtattttccccgACGCATTAGATGTTTATAACTAACAATACCataaaatggatagtttgaggtGTGCCTACGTGAATTTCAtcacattatattgaaaaaaaattagatttcatatagataactttaatctcgacgAAACTGGCCGAGATGAAAGTTATCTGTGTAAAATCTACAACGTTTTTTCGATTTAACATTACGACATCATGTTGAAATTAATAGGGTGTAATGAGCAAATCCGTGTACTTTTTATCTGTGTCTCGAATATATGAAAAGTGCATCCgagaaaataatgtgaaattttcatatttgagatgtaggtgaatgttgaaaaagttatc from Ischnura elegans chromosome 7, ioIscEleg1.1, whole genome shotgun sequence encodes the following:
- the LOC124162231 gene encoding uncharacterized protein LOC124162231 → MNRQSHGTGGQPRTGTVMVESPAHAEGLRGSRSLGALPSHQWSPTPAVPAEGGCVGFVDSQGTPSAGARVTPGGGEAWIRRRPRPKRTAPYRHVPHREKAPTAVARRNARERRRVEAVNGAFLRLRRAVPPEVLSSGGSVERGKRVSKVKTLHRAIEYITQLQGVLRDAGCHITLGNYASKLDSQEHTGERESMINGQSDVIRWRGVYENGYRDSEIVYPCGILQPYRGEF